A single window of Miscanthus floridulus cultivar M001 unplaced genomic scaffold, ASM1932011v1 os_1214, whole genome shotgun sequence DNA harbors:
- the LOC136533812 gene encoding uncharacterized protein, whose protein sequence is MKASIKFRDDDRPLLRAKVPVGVLGLPFLSGLAAGGDAKDLRFDLSTAFPSGPVLRLSYRPNEPLQPLALSIRTGLGPLGSPIRAPFALAAEFNLTSSNPPAFSLLFKPRIGDFAVASSVRSPPPPPPASTPPPLAIKMADLTTNGDDHDREAHGKGFSIAGNGFTANVAAAAGTGGGGVGALLSGMRLTTRSVLPLWSKASLRFQWGLRVPPEIKAALADDGYGRKAGSLAISKLPLLVMNKITIEHTPKMPSQPETDKKRKKDAPPAAEGEEFSLMKRQLEKLNVESTMLCRSVEDLRAEVGAGKGDGRKLPAAVPPPQHSFVSKPDRHFHSNAKELVDSGTKPPPNEASEELKKALEARRK, encoded by the coding sequence ATGAAGGCGTCGATCAAGTTCCGCGACGACGACCGCCCGCTGCTGCGCGCCAAGGTGCCCGTCGGCGTGCTGGGGCTGCCCTTCCTCTCGGGCCTCGCGGCGGGGGGAGACGCCAAGGACCTCCGCTTCGACCTCTCCACCGCCTTCCCCTCCGGCCCGGTGCTCCGCCTCTCGTACCGCCCCAACGAGCCGCTCCAGCCCTTAGCCCTCTCCATCCGCACGGGGCTGGGGCCGCTGGGGTCCCCTATCCGCGCCCCCTTCGCCCTCGCCGCCGAATTCAACCTCACCTCCTCCAACCCGCCCGCCTTCTCGCTCCTCTTCAAGCCCCGGATCGGGGACTTCGCCGTCGCCAGCTCCGTCCGctccccgccgccaccgccgcccgcaTCCACCCCGCCCCCGCTGGCGATCAAGATGGCCGACCTCACCACCAACGGCGACGACCACGACCGCGAAGCGCACGGTAAAGGCTTCTCCATCGCCGGGAATGGGTTCACGGCGAACGTGGCGGCCGCTGCGGggacgggcggcggcggcgtgggcgcgcTGCTTTCCGGGATGCGGCTCACGACCAGGAGCGTGCTGCCACTGTGGAGTAAGGCGAGCCTGCGGTTCCAGTGGGGGCTGCGCGTGCCGCCGGAGATCAAGGCCGCGCTTGCAGACGACGGGTACGGGCGCAAGGCTGGGAGCCTCGCCATCAGCAAGCTGCCGCTGCTGGTGATGAACAAGATCACCATAGAGCACACGCCCAAGATGCCTTCACAGCCTGAAacggacaagaagaggaagaaagacgCTCCTCCAGCAGCCGAGGGCGAGGAGTTCTCACTGATGAAGAGGCAACTGGAGAAGCTGAATGTGGAGAGCACAATGCTGTGTCGTTCAGTCGAGGACTTGCGTGCAGAGGTTGGAGCTGGCAAAGGCGATGGTCGTAAGCTGCCAGCAGCAGTGCCACCTCCACAGCATTCATTCGTGTCGAAACCAGATCGCCATTTCCACAGCAATGCGAAGGAATTGGTGGACAGTGGGACGAAACCGCCCCCCAATGAAGCAAGCGAGGAGTTGAAGAAGGCGCTTGAGGCCCGTCGGAAGTAA